Genomic window (Corticium candelabrum chromosome 3, ooCorCand1.1, whole genome shotgun sequence):
cgcgagtggtcagtttAATAATTCcggcagcgacgtctacggcgcgctgaaatcgtattgtgaatggtacgacgcTTGTGACGCgtacgtgccactcccacgcaagacaacgtgacgggacgcacgcgacgcgacgctcaagcgtttacatattgtaaatccagcttaagtCTTGCGACAATCTGAACATCTAAACAAAAGGCTCAAGTTTGAAATTATGCGACCACGCCTATTTTAAACCGGGCGGCCCGCCCGGCTTAAGGATGCCTTGGGAAAACCCTAGTTGCTATATTAAATTTCTTACTTAGCATTGTCAAATGCAGCCAAAAGAGAAGGCCAAACTAGGGCAGCTAAAATCAAAGAAGCAGAAAACACAGCAATCATTACTAATCTCCTTGCAAGTGTTGTAAATTGTTGACTTGCTGTAATATAGTTATAATTTCCGTATTTTAATGTATGTAAACATAATAGagccaatacatatatatattaaaattttgtaaaccaagccaaaaactaaaaaaattgAGAAGCTAGAAAAAAAATTTGAAATCTAGTTAATGTCAATTAAGTCTAAATATCAAACACCAACTGtcttataattattatagcATCTAGTTTAAATCAATTATTACATAAGCACTGACACCGGCCTATTAAAGAAATTCAACTGAAACTCTAAATATCTCTGTAAGAGAGATCTGAAGGTGTACTGTAACTGTAACTGATGCAAACAAATTATGTTTTGGATTGAACTTTTAAACTCCACAGCAACCGATAGCAAGTCCTGAACTCTTTGCAGTAAAATATTGTAATCTCATTTGTTGATAAAGTTGTAGAAATACCATATTTGACTCATGATTTAACCATTTACTGAATTTTTTGATGTAGTAACTGCTACAGTATTTTATTACACGTTTCAGTTATACCATACTCACTTGAACTCACTTACTTTAACGTTTTTGAAGATGGAAAGATGGTCTCCACGTTTTAGATGAATAAGACTGCCCAAAAAAGAAATTGCGTCAAACCTTTCAGACTCAAATTGCATGGTTCTCATGTCCCTTGCTAGAAACGTAATCTATTCCAAACATAATAAAAATCAAGACTACCCTAAATTCTATACTTTAGTTACCTTGTCAGAAAGACCTTTCTCCTTGCATCGTTCGTTGCACAAATCTACCAGGTTTGTACAATAGTCGACGGCTGTAACAACAGCGCCAACGTTCTGCAATAAAAATATTAGATTGAAGACGACATATTAACTAGAAAACATAAACAGTCTAATTGAGCAATATCCCACGCCTTCTAAGTTAAAATTGTGTACAGACTACACATTGTTTATTACTCTAAAGTTGTTTCAGATTTTCATTGCTTGTAGACGTGCGTCGAAGTCTAGTTGCCGAGTGTAGGGAGGTTTCTAATCCGGgtcacacaacagaaaggggcatTGTCCTATATGGCAGCTCTcgttatacatacatacatttttttgttttgttacaaggacccttatggcccaggttactgcagacactactaagtacttgctacgatactttctaccatactttctacgatactttctacgatactttctacgatactagtatacaattgaaacactatcagcagtcactgtctatatgtaacttcttctttgcttcttggacagaacctgacactccgaagagagaggcaattgtatgttagttccttggccaagggaacttatgtatgtgaccctcccgcactcaaactctgacccaaaggtcccggatgtttttctatctccaactgcacactctaaccaattgagccacatacatacatacatacatacatacatacatacatacatatatatatatatatatatatatatatatatatatatatatatagcgtttccgtgtccgactactgGTCAGTATAgaaacgattcgtgcaagtgaccagaCGGCAAAAAAGCCTCATAAAATACCGTTGCCGCATCCTTTTGTAtagtagctagggattgtttgtacttgacaaccaagaagcACCTCTATTAGCTGAATgtcacctacagtcaactattcacacgtcccgtacgaCGATCAGTCCTTTATTAAACtctgctgcatctaacactgttaatagtcaatgtttgccgatatcaatttctatgtcagtaaataccatgcCAGTGTCGATCGTTACAACGTTACTGAGAGCATACTTATACTGTAcgtttcaattgtcttgatcacgattgCAATACGACGACTACAGTACCTATACCAGCCTTATATACGTAATATAGCGTTAGTGAGTAACACGTCTAACGGAGTTTTgtgaccgtctactgaaacgccgcgTCCTAGCTAGGCAATACGTATTTGTCGAAACCCTAGCTGttatggaagtaaacatgcaaacttcctagtagttcgCTATATATATAGCACGCATACATAAAATTTTTAAAGGCTTTTTGTCAAATTACTTAAAATGGTCTAgcgtaacgcgcgctaaaagcAGTGGATTACTAGACAAACATTTCAGTCCCTAGATAAAAgctacaattacacaaattgaTATTTCAAAACTATCGTGTTATTGTATATCATAAAGTACTAAATACTAAGTGTTATCAGTGTTCTCCCTAGAAATTCTGAAAGGAGAGGGACACTCCGTTAATTGGGCATTTACTATGCCACGCTTAGTGTTGCCCTGTTTTCTTTTAGCAATGTTTCCACATGTGTTGTTATCTTTGACAACTTTGTTCGCAAAAAATTCTAGCTAACAAATTTTAGTTGTCTGCAATGTCGACGTGATTCACGAGCACGTAGCTGACATGTATTGCTATGTATCTAAGTACACAGTACTTGCGAGTATCACACGTGAACACCAGGTGTGAAGGCAATATACGTGTGATAAGTGGCTGCACAAGTGTATAGTAGTGTGTACATCGTTTGATAAGTAGATGCCACACGCCATTTAAGGCTGCGGTCACACTTAGGGTGACATTGTCACATTCACTGCATACTAATGGCATGTGCCCTGTGAGCGTTCTTGTGGACGGCACTGCAATAATGAGTAATTGGCGCAGTGCTCGACTACTTTAAATTTACTCATACAGCTGCagttattgcacacatacCATAATTATTACACACCTGCAGAGTGGATTCACACCAGTCCACCAACCGTGGCTAAGttagctagttaattaataaaccaCTAAAGTTGTGCACGTAAAAGCAAATCTTGGCTAAATCTTGGTTAGACCTTGGCTAGGGCTGGCTACGCATGCGACTAAGATGTCACTGCAATGTGCCAAGAATTTGGAGGTGTTGTCCGTAATGAAGTTCCACGTGCAATGTAAGCGCTAAAAGAGAGGCAAACGCGCCTTGATGTCTAATGATAACGATTAGTTGCTAATAGAAGATGGCTTGTAGATTTGCCAGTGTGAACGCAGCAGTTCTAACCTGGTAATGGTTACCTAACAATGGGTACCTAACCATGGGTATATTTACCTAACTGTAATTTGCTTACCAAGATGTAAATCTGCTCTCAGCACGAATAGTTATTGCAAGGTGCCACAATTGAACCTACTGCAAAGGACTGACTGTTCGTGACACTGATATTGAAATGTCAATAGCGTTATAAAGAAGCAGGACACCGTACGCAAACCTCAGCAATTTTACAATAGCCACACGAGACTAGAGTCAAGGATGTCGAGACTACTAAGGTTACACTTAATTCCCTAGCGGAGCGAGGCtcctaatccgggtcgcacaacgaaaaggggcgtggtcctatatggctctccatcaaGCTCTtggtgtgttcgtgtgtgtgtgtgtgtgtgtgtgtgtgtgtgtgtgtgtgtgtgtgtgtgtgtgtgtgtgtgtgtgtgtgtgtgtgtgtatgtgtgtgtacacaaatttCTCCTTTTCACGACCACATTttatgataggacctaccttaaaacatcgttttcgtgtccgactacagatgtgtctaagaacgattcgtttagtgagcaaacggcgacgaaaaagcttcatgaactttcgtcgccccatccttttgtattgtagctagggattgtgtgtacttgacaaccaagaaacaccttcaggtgttgaatgccacctacagtcaactattcacacgtcccatactacagtatgatcaattcTTTACTACaatgtgctgcatctaacactgtattTTAGGGATTGTGTacatgacaaccaagaaacaccttcattAGCTGAaagccacctacagtcaactattcacatgtCCCATACTACTGTACAATCGATcttttactacactgtgctgcatctaacactgtgaATTGTCAAAGTTTGCCGATATCGAGTTCTATGTCAGTacataccataccactgtcgttacaacggaatcgagtgcatacctagactgtacatttcaactgtcttgatcacgatcgcaaaacgacgactacctataccagacctatatacgtaatctagctaaactactaggaagtttgcatgtttgctttcatgacagctagggttgcaacaaatacgtattgtctagctaggactcggcgtttcagtagacggtctgaagaCTTTGttgacgtgttactcacgaacgcgaggcgcccaCGAATACCGTACGagtggttaattaattagcgtAAAGCAAGTCGCATTTCTGGCATGGCACGGCAATGCGTGTCCTTATCGTGGTTCATAGCGCAACGTCTGCGTTGAGGAGTACAGTATATTAAGGAATCCTTTTATCTTTAGCCGTATTGGCATCCCTTTGCCGTCCGCTGGGATGCTTTTGCCTCTCACTGCTCCGCCTCTGCCGCCTACACCATCGGCCGCCCTAGTCACCTGTTGAGCCGCTGGTGACGCCTCTAGCAACAATGTGATTCTAATCCTTTCCGTCTACTTGCGACGGACACTAGGTAACACTGCGTGGTCAACTGACCTAAACAATGGTAATGTCATTGCTAGCTAATGTCAGTTTCAGCCCATATTGACATCCTCTCGCGCGCTCACGTGTTCTTCTAGCACGTGCTCTTTGCAAAAAGATTCTGTGGAGAACACTGCATTACTGAATTATTACCTCTGCAAGATAGAAAGCGAAACCTCCGGATCCTGCACCAACATCTAGAATCGAGTCTCCAGCCTTTAGCTTAAGATGCTCAACAGACCCCTACAAATCATGCAGAGAAAGAGAGTTATGCACGATACTAATGAAATAGCTGGCAGAAAATGTATTTCAGGTCTTGATATATTGCAAACCGGACTCTCTCATCGCAGCGTCGCTTGCCACTAACATGCGTTCAAGCTATTTGGCCATTTTTTGAGCTGCAGCTCATCGAGTAGATACCTTGCATTTGGCTTCAACTTCAGAGCCTATGAATCCTTCGCCGTAGAACATTTCTAGGCACTTGACTCGCTCTGAATGGTACACTGAAGTCGCGAGAGATTCCGACGCTTGGCTCATGACTACAAGAACAAagaatatccgggatattAGTTAAAGAATGCGGGTTTTCCATAATTGCTTAATAGGTTGTATACTAATTAGTTAGAGGCGGAGTTACGATGTCAAGATAGCCGTAGGGCAAAAATTAAATTGCATTGTTAGAGTCTGTGTTTCGCGTTCGACGATAGTTCTGTGTCTATAGCAATAGATCGTCAGTCTTCCGTGGTGTAGAATCAGTGTGTGCGTATATGCACAAATACAGTGCACATCACGTATTGATTAGCCAGTCTTGCATGTTCAAAGGTATACTGGCGACGTTAAAATAATGGAATTTCCGAGAAACTCGGGCTCTTCAACAGTATTGTTGTAGATCGAGTGCCACCACATCAAAGTGTGAGAGCAGTAACATTGCACATAGATACGTCTTGTTTGCTCTGCACAGTCTCGCGTTTTCAATTTTTCTTAAATAAGTTACACACGTTTCTATGGGTTACAAGGTTACCTAGTAACAACCCAACTcgcgttaattaaacaaaatgaCGTCATATCTACAGGACGGTAAGGTTGGATATGCCAAGGTCGGGTAATCGAAGAGCGGAAAAGCGAGAGCACGCGTACAGTATGCTGAAAAGTGGGAGCGAAATCTTAGATTCTACAAATATACACTTGGAAATTTAAAAGCCTGCCCGTTATAGATTAATTTATAGACAATATGTTTATCGATGAACTTATCATCTGTCTCACTCTAAGACTGGCCTAATAGACAAACGGCGTCATGAACCCTACCGTGTAAGACCTTTTGGGGTTTCCAAATCAAATCACGTGGGCTGCAACGTATAAGTGCAATTTAAGACAACGTctttaacgtgcgttagaccGGAGTACTTTGCTACCGCCGTTAATTAGAGACAGGTGGTTTGTATTACGACTCCAAATAACGTTTTccaataatttaaaaaattaaggTAAATAACATCTAAGTATAGAATGGTTATTTAAATTGAATTTTGTAGCTGGAAGAGTTTATAAAGAGCCATGCAGTTGATAGAGCTATAGTGTATGATGAACCAGATGTATTGGACAAGCAAGTTGGAGAGACAGAGTTTTCCCTCGCACTTAACACGAAACCAGCAAAATCACTTATAAAGTGTAAGTTACTAGGAGACCAGTTGAAGAAACAGTAACACTTCGAGCAGGTTACGACAAACTCGATTCTTACCGTCCATACACTTCCAACTGAGTGTTATTCGCACCAATACTACAACTTTGACGGTAAtgcaaatataaatatttttactgTTTACTTAGTCATTTATCGTGTTGTATGTTGTACTTGAAGATCAAATAGTATACGATCGTGGTCGACTTTAGTGCAAACGCAAACTGTAAAAATCGTGTTAGTTGACATTAGCAGCTAATTACGTCATTTAATCAGTTGTGTAACAGTTATTAGTAATTTtaagtaaaaataaatataaacgaataacaattttaaaatttaattttcaaCAGTGTCTAATGAATGTGCTAACTAAAGACGCATACTCCAAGCAACGTTTCAAATTCAAATAATATTCCAAAACAGCATAATGTCAACTCACCTGCTCAATTCAAACGTACTAGTTAATCGAGTTGAAAAACTGAGCATTATTTAAACCActtataattaaaataattaataaattttagtgAGTGGCCTCTTAGTAGCTGAGTAATATTTTGTTCAACGATTGACAAGTATCacaattcattatttaatGATTGGTAAAGAGAAATGTTGCACGCtaatgttcacacacacacacacagacacacagacacacagacacacacacacacacacacacacacacacacacacacacacacacagacagacagacacacacacagacacacagacacatacacacacacagacacacacacacacacacacacacacacacacacacacacacacacacacacacccacatacgcacgcacacacacacataaacacacacacacacacacacacacacacacacacacacacacacacacacacacacacacacagacacacagacacacagacacacagacacacagacacacacacacacacacagacacacagacacacagacacacagacacacagacacacacagatacagacacacagacacacacagacacagacacagacacagacacacacacagacacacacacacacacacacacacacacacacacacacacacacagacacagacacagacacagacacacacacacagacacagacacagacacagacacagacacacacacacacacacacacagacacacagacacacacacacacacacacacacacacacacacacacacacacacacacacatacgcacgcacacacacacacacataaacacacacagacacagacacagacacagacacacagacacacagacacacagacacacacagacacacacagacacacacagacacacacagacacacagacacacacagacacacagacacacacacacacacacacagacacacagacacacacacacagacacacacacacacacacacacacacacacacacacacagacacacacacacatacacacacacagacacacacacacacacacacacacacacacacacacacacccacatacgcacgcacacacacacataaacacacacacacacacacacacacacacacacacacacacacacagacagacagacacacagacacacagacacacagacacacacacacacacacacacacacacacacagagacacacagacacacagacacacagacacacagacacacagacacacagacacacagacacacacagatacagacacacagacacacacagacacagacacagacacagacacacacacagacacacacacacacacacacacacacacacacacacacacacacacacacagacacagacacagacacagacacacacacacagacacagacacagacacagacacagacacacacacacacacacacacacacagacacacagacacacacacacacacacacacacacacacatacgcacgcacacacacacacacataaacacacacagacacagacacagacacagacacacagacacacagacacacagacacacacagacacacacagacacacacagacacacacagacacacagacacacagacacacagacacagacacacacacacacacacacacacacacacacacacacacacacacacacacacagacacacacagacacacacacacacacacagacacacagacacacagacacacagacacacagacacacacagatacagacacacagacacacacagacacagacacagacacagacacacacacagacacacacacacacacacacacacacacacacacacacacacacacacacacacacacacagacacagacacagacacacacacacacacagacacagacacagacacagacacagacacacacacacacacacacacacacacacacagacacacagacacacacacacacacacacacacacacacacacacacacacacacatacgcacgcacacacacacacacataaacacacacagacacagacacagacacagacacacagacacacagacacacagacacacacagacacacacagacacacacagacacacacaggcacacagacacacagacacacagacacagacacacacacacacacacacacacacacacacacacacacacacacacacacacacacacacacacacacagacacacagacacacacagacacacacacacacacacacacacacacacagacacacagacacacacacacacacacagacacacagacacacacacacagacacacacacacacacacacacacacacacacacacacacacacacacacacacacacacacacacacaccggcaGACTACAGTACGCCTCCGTTGTACGGACGCACCCAAACGTATACTTTACTTGCAAACAAATCTCCTCGAACAAAGCCTGACTATCGTTATCATGTCTGCAGCCAATCTAACAAGAAATCTTAGATACTGattaaaatataaaactaTTCTGTCTCTGCAAATAATGGGTGCATCGTTATGAATGATTAGTTTTAGTATTAGAGGTGTTTCTAGTTAGATCAGCAAGATTCACAAttcaacaatcaattatttcAAACAGCAAGATAATCAAATTAACAATAAAGAGACATTTATGTTGATACTTTTTGACAACTATGTAATCTTAATTTAAAAATGGACGTTAATTGatcaaattttaataatatcattaacaataataatagtcGATTATTGTATCTACGTACGGGGTATTTCAAGACTGTCGTGCTATCAGATGTCACACCACTGTCGTGTGACACGTACAAAGCAACCAAGAGTTACAGTTTGTGCTGCTATCGCTGTACCAGAGTTGGCAAACTTTATCACAATTATATTGTACGCTATAGTTTGTTGCTCTAGTAAGTTCTCTTTCTTAAAAAAATAGTAATAGTTTGCAGCTATATTGTATCTACGTTATGTGCAGACAGCAATGctcaacaagcaaacaaactgttATCTTCTTGTCTTTCGATTATGTATTGTTGTCGCTATTTTGGAGTCGCTTTCTTGTGACCAAACAGTCGTTTGCCCTACACACGAAGGTAAATTGCAATACTCATGCTTgcatagtttgtttgtctagaaaATAGCTAAGAACATGCGAGATCTCAGCGTTTTACTAGGATAGCTGAAAATATCACACATCCTATGTGTGTACCAATGAGGCTGGCCGGTGTCTCATTGTTTATTCCACAACAGTCTAGGCCACACCCTTTCAAGACGAATCGCAAGTTGTACGTTCAGCGGGAGTTATGGTGGATTGAGTGCGCCCGTGACGAAAAAAAAGACAAAAGATTATCAAAAGAATATCATAGCAATGGACCTTCTGTCCGCTTGATCTCAACATAGAAAGCGTGCGATTACTAGACGATTTGACACAATGCGCCATCTCGGCATGAAGGTGTGTCTGAAACAAAACCCGGCATTTTATAGACAAACTCACTTGCAATCATTACAAAAAAAGgatactaattaattgatattaatcagcTTGTTGCTATTATAGAAGATGTTACGCTGTACAAGAGAAGTATTACGGTGTACCAACTTGTTGGCACTAACATTGTATTCACCCCTAATCGATCCGACATCAAACTAGGATCTGCATCGTCTCAAAAATATTTTTGGACCGTCAACGCTTTTGAAAGTAATTTTACCTACCAGTGGCTAAAAGAAGTCAAATCATCAACAGGAAAGAAAAATCCGGATATCTTCAAGTCGTTGTACAAACGTCTCCGCTCTTTAGCTATAACAAAGAAACACGATGGTGCGCGATTAACATATACTGTTCGACTAACAAATTCTTCGAGCTTTCATTCTGAAACGGCAACTCTACGTATAGGTGGTAAGATAAAATGATAActacaaaaataattttatcaACGTTTTTGACCATCTCTCaattattttcaaatttatcTCTGTGTTATAGAGACAGCTGCAGCGTATCAATTAGACTTTCAGTGCATTTCACCAACAAATTTTGAACAATCAGGACATTTTTACAATATGTGATTTGCACAGTTTGCATTTCTAAAGCATAATGGTGCATGAATAAAGTATAAATATAAACCACAAATTTTAGAAACATTTTAAAACAGAAAAACTAACCTGTTGCGGtaatttaatataaacaataaacaaaaacaaaagttttgatttgcatatttttaaaaattctaaaaatgTTAATTACTGTTttacaatattaatttttgttacgTGTTTAGAACTACCTAGTGTTTCGAGACAATCAAGCATTTTGATAGGTGAATTAGGATCTATTGTCGAGGCTTGTTTCAATGTCAGCGGAAGTC
Coding sequences:
- the LOC134177500 gene encoding uncharacterized protein LOC134177500 yields the protein MSQASESLATSVYHSERVKCLEMFYGEGFIGSEVEAKCKGSVEHLKLKAGDSILDVGAGSGGFAFYLAENVGAVVTAVDYCTNLVDLCNERCKEKGLSDKITFLARDMRTMQFESERFDAISFLGSLIHLKRGDHLSIFKNVKNWLKPGGRVLAHDFVTCDCPATSTQEFKDYQKRLHFNDVTVADYEEIFETAGLRLLQYQPRREFYIQDTTKRQTKAKENWNEILKVVSKETLEHCYKFFAEKRKWAEEGALFPCIFLAERPRDM